Proteins encoded by one window of Chloroflexota bacterium:
- a CDS encoding glycerol-3-phosphate acyltransferase, with protein MVPPLSYVLAAFVGYLIGAFPTGVVLTRISGRPDPRFKGSGHTGGLNVSRMGGLALGVLTAAVDASKGVVALTFCRLLVPGDLWVIPIAGVAAVVGHNWSPFIGFYGGIGLSLLFGLFLLLQPLVIPVVFLAWLVLYLALRHRPRSMGLAILVLGPTLLLLSQPEHLVALGFLASIPVFLKHVPDFGKPETPVILPPGA; from the coding sequence CGTCGGCTACCTGATAGGTGCGTTTCCCACGGGAGTAGTCCTCACACGAATCTCAGGTCGGCCAGATCCGCGTTTCAAGGGCAGTGGTCACACAGGTGGCCTGAACGTAAGTAGAATGGGCGGCCTGGCGTTAGGGGTTCTGACCGCGGCAGTGGACGCGAGCAAGGGTGTGGTTGCTCTCACCTTCTGTCGGTTACTTGTCCCCGGCGACCTGTGGGTAATCCCTATTGCCGGTGTAGCCGCCGTCGTTGGACACAACTGGTCGCCATTCATCGGCTTCTACGGGGGTATAGGACTTTCACTGCTGTTCGGATTGTTCCTGCTCTTACAGCCGCTTGTGATCCCTGTGGTATTTCTGGCCTGGCTGGTCTTGTACCTTGCCCTGCGCCATCGCCCTCGCTCGATGGGGCTGGCGATCCTCGTGCTCGGCCCAACCCTCCTCTTATTGAGCCAGCCGGAGCACCTGGTGGCTTTGGGTTTCCTGGCCAGCATTCCGGTTTTCCTCAAGCACGTCCCTGACTTCGGCAAACCAGAAACGCCGGTCATTTTGCCCCCAGGAGCATGA